The following is a genomic window from Streptomyces sp. NBC_01381.
CCGCGAGATACGCCTGGTACAGGCGCCGGACCTGGTAGCCGGGCGCGGCCGTGAGGGCGGCGGGCGGCCCGGGCTGCGCGTGCGTTGATGTGGAGGATTCGTCAGCCATGGGGCCCACTTAAGCACGGGGGTTGATCGCTTCGGTCGGTCAGGTCAGCATCGGGCGCAAGTCCTCGCGGAGGGCGGCGACGGCCGCCGGCGGGTTGTCCCAGAACAGCATGTGGCCCGCGTCGGGGATCTCGGAGAGGACGGCCGACGGGAGCAGTCGCGCCGCCTCGCCGGCGCCCGCCGCCGTGACGACGGGGCTGTCCGCGCCGTACAGCAGCGCCGTCGGACCGGGCACGGAGGGCCACCAGTCGAAGAAGTCCTCGGTCTCGAAGCCGCGGTGCGTCGCCGCGATCGCCTCCTCGTCGCAGCCGGCCAGCCAGCGGGCCCGCAGCTCCTGCTCCCTGCGGGGCCAGCGCGGCCACGACAGGGCCACCTCGTCGGCGTCCGTGCCGCGCCGCGCCTGGGCGAGCTGGTCGAGGAAGGCCCGCAGGGGCGTCGGATAGGGGTCGCGTCCCGGCCCGCTCATCGGCGGGTCGCCGAGCACCGTGCCGCGCAGCGCCACCTTGCCGCGGACCGCGGTGACCGCGGCGATCCGCGCGCCCATGGAGTGCCCGAACAGCACGGGACGTTCGAGGCCGAGTCCGGTCACGACGGCTTCGGCGTCCTCGGCGTACTCCTCCAGGGTGTAGGAGCCGCCGCCGTCGGAGAGCCCTCGACCGCGCACGTCGAGGACCAACGGCCGTACGAGATCGGTGAGTTCACGCGCCACGAAGTCCATCGTGACGGCCGGGCTCGTGATGCCGGGCAGGATGAGGAGCGGGGTGCCGGAGCCGCCGTAGTCGAGGACGTGCAGCCGGGTGGTCCCCGAGCGGACCCACCGTCCGATGGCGGGAAGGTCGGCGAGGTCGGCGAGCGCCGCCTGCGGCAGACAGCGGTCGTGCGGGGTGGTCATGCGGAGGTCCTCCCGGTGAGGGCGGCGAGGTAGTCGGTGGCTTCCTTGAGGTCGATGACGTCCCCGTACTTGGCCTGGATGTCGAAGAGGCTCGCCTCGTGCGGTCCATCGGCGCGGTCGCCCACGCACTCACGCGGTACGAGGACGGAGAACCCGCTCTGCACGGCGTCGACCGCCGACGCCCGCACACAGCCGCTGGTCGTCGCCCCGCACACAAGGAGCGTGTCGCAGCCGAGTCCGGTGAGCAGGGCGGCGAGCGAGGTGCCGAAGAACGCCGAAGCGCCCTTCTTCACCACCATCAAGTCCCCTTCCTCGTAGGGCAGTCGGGGATCGAGGGCGACTTCTTCGCTGCCCTCGACCAGCGACCGCATGCCCTGCGCCTTGTGCAGCCAGGTGACCGCGTCGCCCGCGGCCTCGGCGGGCGTGTAGGAGATCGCGGTGAAGATCACGGGCACCCCGGCCGGACGGCCGCTGCCGATCAACTCCCCGACCGCACCCACCACTTCGGACAGATCCGCACCCGAGGGGAACGCGTCCTCGGTGAAGCCGCGCGTGAGGTCCACGACGAGGATCGCGGGGCGGCCGCCGCGGCGTACGGGAGCGCCGAATCCGGCCCGTTCGTAGGTACGTTCCGTCTCCTGGCCGTAGTTCACGAGGTCCTCCTCGGCGTGCGCAGGGACCGCAGCTCCCGCGCCTGCGCGCCGAGTCGGCCCAGGAGCCAGCCCTCGAAGACGCCGAAGACGAAGGCTCCGGCGACGAGGCCGTACTTGGCGGCGGCGGGGCCGATGAGCATGGACAGGCCGTCGAGTTCGGATTCCGCCGGCACCGCGGGGCGGCTGGCGCCGGGAGCGACGGAGGGCAGGGGCGCGGCGGAGGGCAGGGACGCGGCGGCCGGTGAACGGTCCTGGTCGAGCAGACTGCCCAGGTTCTGGGCGAACTGCTGCAGGATCCGGTCGGACACCGTGGCGATCGCGCCCTTCCCGAACTGGGCGATCTTGCCCCGGATCACCAGATCCGTGGAGAGCTGGAGCAGCGCGCCCTCGGCGGCCGCGAGCACCTCAAGGGCGACCTCGGCCTCCGCGTCACCGCTCCCGTGGGTGTCGGCCCCGCGCGCCTGGACCCGCAGCCGCCGTCCCGTCGGGTCGACCTCCAGGAAGCGGACCGTGCCCGCGTACGCGGCGCTGATCGGGCCGACCTTGATCTTGACGGAGCCTCGCCAGGTGTCTCCGTCGCGTCCGTCGAGCGCGGCGCCCGGCATGCACGAGGCGACCCGCTCGACGTCGTTCATCAGGGTGAAGACCTCGTCGGGCGAGGCCTTCACCGGGACCGAGTTGGTGAGCTGCATCAGGACTCCTTGGGTCCGCGGGCACAGCGCCGGGCGACGGCGCACCCGTCGATCGCCTCGACGATGGTCTGGTAGCCGGTGCACCGGCAGAGGTTGGCGGCGACGACCTCGCGTATCTCGTCCTTGGTCGCCTCGGGGCGCTCGGCGAGGAACCCCTCGGCGAGCATCAAGAAGCCCGGGGTGCAGAAGCCGCACTGGAGACCGTGGTGTTCGCTGAACGCCCTTTGCAGATCGTTCAGTTCGGCCCCGTCGGAGAGCGACTCGACGGTGCGGATCCGGGCGCCCTCGGCCTGCGCCGCGAACATCAGGCACGCCCGTGCGGGCCGGTCGTCCACCAGGACCGTGCACGCGCCGCAGATGCCGTGCTCGCAGCCGACATGGGTGCCGGTGAGCCGCAGGTCGTGACGGAGCACGTCGACGAGGGTGCGCCGGGGTTCGGTGATCACCTCGTGCCGCTCGCCGTTGACGTCGAGGGTCAGGAGGAGCACGTCGGCGGTGTTGCCGGTGCCGGTGGTGATGTCGGTCATCGGGAGAGCTCCAGGTTCAGGGCGCGGTGCACCGTCTCCGGCGTGATGGGGGTGTGGTCGAGCTCCACGCCCGTGGGGCGCAGGGCGTCGTTGACGGCGTTGAGCACGGCGGCCGGCGCCCCGATGGTGCCGCCTTCGCCCGCGCCCTTCGCGCCGGTCTCGGTGAACGCGCAGGGTGTTTCGAGGTGGTGGATGAGCACGTCGGGGATCTCGTGCGCGGTGGGCACCTTGTAGTCCATGAAGCTGGTCGCCGACGGCTCGCCCTGCGCGTCGTACGTCACCTGCTCGAAGAGCGCGCCCGCGATGCCCTGCGCGATGCCGCCCCGGCACTGCCCCTCCACCACCTGCGGGTTGATGGCGACACCGCAGTCCTCGACGCAGACGTAACGCAGGATCTCCACCTGACCGGTGCCTTCGTGGAGTTCGACGACGACGCCGTGGGTGGCGTTGGAGAAGGTGCCGTCGCCCAGGACGTCGAAGGTGGCGGTCGCCGAGAGCCCCGGCTCGATGTCCTTGGGCAGCAACTGCGCCTGGAGGTAGGCGACATCGGCGATCTCCTCGTACGTGAGGACCCTGCCGTCACGGTGCCGAGCACACCCGGCCGCGAGCTCCACCTCCTCCGGGCCGGTCTCCCACCGCGCCGCCGCGATCCGGCGCAGCTTCTCGCCGAGCTTCGCCGCGGCGACCCGTACCGCGCTGCCGCCGATGGTGATGGAGCGGCTCGCGAAGGTCCCGAAGCCGTAGGTGACCCGGTCCGTGTCGCCCTGATGAAGCCTCACCTTGCCGATGTCCAGGCCGAGTTCGTCGGCGACGATCTGGGCCATGGTCGTCTCGTGGCTCTGCCCGTGGCTCATGGTGCCGGTGGTGACGGTCACCGCGCCGGTGGTGTCCATCCGCACCTCGGAGATGTCGAAGCCGGGGACGACCCGCATCTTGCGCTGCGCGAAGGCCGCCGAGCCGTAGCCGGTGCGTTCGCTGAAGCAGGAGTAGCCGATGCCGATGTGGCGTCCCTCGGCCGCCGCCGCGGACCGTTTCTCGTACCAGCCCTCGTCCTTGACGAGCCGCTCGCACAGATTCAGCGACTCCAGATAGGAGCCCGGGTCGTACGTGATGTTGTTGACGCCCGTGTACGGGAACTCGGTGATGACGTTGCGGCGCCGGATCTCGACCGCGTCCAGGCCCAGTTCACGGGCGGCCCGCTCGAAGAGCCGCTCCATCACCATCACGTACTGCGGCCGGCTCACCCCCCGATAGGGCGCGGTCGGCGCCTTGTTGGTGGTGACCGCACGGCCGCGCACCCGGTAGGCGGGCACCTTGTAGACGCCGGGCATCTCCGCCGACGCCATCAGCGGCTCGATGCCCGCCGTAAACG
Proteins encoded in this region:
- a CDS encoding xanthine dehydrogenase family protein molybdopterin-binding subunit, coding for MNQPVNDRQLIGRSVARREDPRLLTGRGRFVDDIALPGMLHAQFVRSTVAHGEITSIDLTAVREVPGVVAAFAADDLDLTDITAQLGRPLTEFVPTAMPVLARDRVRYVGEPVAIVVARDAYAAEDGLEAAKVAYAVLPPVTSEAQALAAGAPLVHDEAARNTLVDVSLFATDGIDGIFDTAAHVVHVESRTGRQNALPLETRGAVAHWDDREEQLVVQTCTQVPHLVRTVAAGCLRLDERAVRVVVPDMGGGFGQKCVVGREEIAAAAAALRLRRPVKWIEDRKDALSASFLAREQHYDVRAAFDGEGRILGLDADVVCDMGAYSCYPFTAGIEPLMASAEMPGVYKVPAYRVRGRAVTTNKAPTAPYRGVSRPQYVMVMERLFERAARELGLDAVEIRRRNVITEFPYTGVNNITYDPGSYLESLNLCERLVKDEGWYEKRSAAAAEGRHIGIGYSCFSERTGYGSAAFAQRKMRVVPGFDISEVRMDTTGAVTVTTGTMSHGQSHETTMAQIVADELGLDIGKVRLHQGDTDRVTYGFGTFASRSITIGGSAVRVAAAKLGEKLRRIAAARWETGPEEVELAAGCARHRDGRVLTYEEIADVAYLQAQLLPKDIEPGLSATATFDVLGDGTFSNATHGVVVELHEGTGQVEILRYVCVEDCGVAINPQVVEGQCRGGIAQGIAGALFEQVTYDAQGEPSATSFMDYKVPTAHEIPDVLIHHLETPCAFTETGAKGAGEGGTIGAPAAVLNAVNDALRPTGVELDHTPITPETVHRALNLELSR
- a CDS encoding alpha/beta fold hydrolase; its protein translation is MTTPHDRCLPQAALADLADLPAIGRWVRSGTTRLHVLDYGGSGTPLLILPGITSPAVTMDFVARELTDLVRPLVLDVRGRGLSDGGGSYTLEEYAEDAEAVVTGLGLERPVLFGHSMGARIAAVTAVRGKVALRGTVLGDPPMSGPGRDPYPTPLRAFLDQLAQARRGTDADEVALSWPRWPRREQELRARWLAGCDEEAIAATHRGFETEDFFDWWPSVPGPTALLYGADSPVVTAAGAGEAARLLPSAVLSEIPDAGHMLFWDNPPAAVAALREDLRPMLT
- a CDS encoding isochorismatase family protein, with amino-acid sequence MNYGQETERTYERAGFGAPVRRGGRPAILVVDLTRGFTEDAFPSGADLSEVVGAVGELIGSGRPAGVPVIFTAISYTPAEAAGDAVTWLHKAQGMRSLVEGSEEVALDPRLPYEEGDLMVVKKGASAFFGTSLAALLTGLGCDTLLVCGATTSGCVRASAVDAVQSGFSVLVPRECVGDRADGPHEASLFDIQAKYGDVIDLKEATDYLAALTGRTSA
- a CDS encoding (2Fe-2S)-binding protein; protein product: MTDITTGTGNTADVLLLTLDVNGERHEVITEPRRTLVDVLRHDLRLTGTHVGCEHGICGACTVLVDDRPARACLMFAAQAEGARIRTVESLSDGAELNDLQRAFSEHHGLQCGFCTPGFLMLAEGFLAERPEATKDEIREVVAANLCRCTGYQTIVEAIDGCAVARRCARGPKES
- a CDS encoding SRPBCC family protein, coding for MQLTNSVPVKASPDEVFTLMNDVERVASCMPGAALDGRDGDTWRGSVKIKVGPISAAYAGTVRFLEVDPTGRRLRVQARGADTHGSGDAEAEVALEVLAAAEGALLQLSTDLVIRGKIAQFGKGAIATVSDRILQQFAQNLGSLLDQDRSPAAASLPSAAPLPSVAPGASRPAVPAESELDGLSMLIGPAAAKYGLVAGAFVFGVFEGWLLGRLGAQARELRSLRTPRRTS